From the Arthrobacter sp. PM3 genome, one window contains:
- a CDS encoding UDP-N-acetylmuramoyl-L-alanyl-D-glutamate--2,6-diaminopimelate ligase: MSEPTVPDASAPSGHASTPGFRPTAVTAVPLATIGESIGVVVPGASSGVPVTGICLNSRAVHPGDLYVALPGASRHGADFVAQAVGAGAVAVLTDDAGAHLLALSNDIPVPVLVADEPRSVVGRLSALIYQSRPDGAGAPALFGVTGTNGKTTTTYFINALLRALGKRTGLIGTIEILAGGEPIPSLLTTPESTDVHALLALMRERGLDAASMEVSSHAVAFHRVDAVVFDVAGFTNLTQDHLDLHGTMEEYFQTKARLFTPEHARTAVVTVDDDWGRKLAAAAGIPVTTLATAAPAAPAGEATGADWSVVHTTPRGLGTDFVLRHRGGTELRVHTGLPGSFNVANAALATVMVLAGGHEPAAVQAALDAEDPFTVAVPGRMQLVSTDPAAVVDFAHNPDALERALEAVRSPEPGSKVIVVFGATGQRDQGKRPAMGAIAARLADTVIVSDDDPHDEDAAAIRADVLAGAVAAKEAEGLDCTVLEVFPRDAAILKAVELAETGDTILVAGRGHEVWQEVKGVNLALDDRVELRNALTARGFTVLEDHRIES; the protein is encoded by the coding sequence TTGTCAGAGCCCACCGTCCCCGACGCTTCCGCGCCGTCCGGCCACGCCTCCACCCCGGGCTTCCGGCCTACTGCGGTCACCGCAGTGCCACTGGCCACCATCGGCGAGTCGATCGGCGTCGTCGTGCCCGGGGCTTCCAGCGGCGTTCCGGTCACCGGGATCTGCCTTAATTCCCGCGCCGTCCACCCCGGCGACCTCTATGTGGCGCTGCCGGGCGCCTCACGGCACGGTGCCGACTTCGTGGCCCAGGCGGTCGGCGCCGGAGCCGTGGCGGTGCTCACCGACGACGCCGGGGCACACCTGTTGGCCCTCTCCAATGACATCCCCGTCCCGGTGCTGGTCGCCGACGAGCCCCGCAGCGTGGTCGGACGGCTGTCCGCACTGATCTACCAGAGCCGGCCCGACGGTGCCGGTGCCCCCGCCCTCTTCGGGGTCACGGGGACCAACGGCAAGACGACCACCACGTACTTTATCAACGCCCTGCTGAGGGCGCTCGGCAAGCGCACCGGCCTGATCGGGACGATCGAGATCCTCGCCGGCGGCGAGCCGATCCCGAGCCTGCTGACCACCCCTGAATCCACGGACGTACACGCCCTGCTCGCCCTCATGCGCGAACGCGGCCTCGATGCCGCGTCAATGGAAGTCTCCTCGCACGCCGTGGCCTTCCACCGCGTGGACGCCGTGGTCTTCGACGTCGCCGGTTTCACCAACCTCACCCAGGACCACCTGGACCTGCACGGCACCATGGAAGAGTACTTCCAGACCAAAGCCCGCCTGTTCACCCCGGAACACGCCCGGACAGCCGTCGTCACCGTGGACGACGACTGGGGACGCAAGCTCGCCGCGGCCGCCGGCATCCCCGTCACGACCCTCGCCACCGCCGCCCCCGCCGCCCCCGCCGGGGAGGCAACCGGAGCGGATTGGAGCGTCGTGCACACGACCCCGCGCGGACTCGGCACCGATTTCGTCCTCCGGCACCGCGGCGGCACCGAACTGCGCGTCCACACCGGCCTGCCCGGAAGCTTCAACGTCGCCAACGCCGCCCTGGCCACCGTGATGGTGCTCGCGGGCGGCCACGAGCCCGCTGCCGTGCAGGCCGCCCTCGACGCCGAGGACCCGTTCACCGTCGCAGTGCCCGGCCGGATGCAGCTCGTGTCCACGGACCCCGCGGCCGTCGTGGACTTCGCCCACAACCCCGATGCCTTGGAACGCGCCCTCGAAGCCGTCCGGTCCCCGGAGCCCGGCTCCAAAGTGATTGTCGTCTTCGGCGCCACCGGGCAGCGCGACCAGGGCAAGCGCCCTGCCATGGGCGCGATTGCGGCCCGGCTGGCGGACACCGTGATTGTCAGCGACGACGACCCCCACGACGAGGACGCGGCGGCCATCCGTGCGGACGTCCTTGCCGGCGCCGTGGCTGCCAAGGAGGCCGAGGGCCTGGACTGCACGGTCCTGGAGGTCTTCCCGCGCGATGCTGCCATCCTCAAGGCCGTCGAGCTCGCCGAAACCGGGGATACCATCCTCGTGGCCGGACGGGGCCACGAGGTGTGGCAGGAAGTCAAAGGCGTCAACCTGGCTCTGGATGACCGGGTGGAGCTCCGCAACGCCTTGACAGCACGGGGATTCACCGTTCTTGAAGACCACCGGATAGAGTCCTAA